The stretch of DNA AACTCGATTTAAAAATCCCGTAAATAGAAATCCCTATAAGGGAGGTTATTAAAAAGAAAATAAAAACTATAGAAAAAAGAGAAATTTGGAAATTGAAAGATTTGTCGTAACCGTGGGGGATGATGAAAATAGTCATCCTCTCGTGCCCTTTTTCTTTAACAGAGTCAATTTTCTGTTTTATATAAGGATTTGTTTGTCCTAGGTTCTTTTTAAATTTTTTAAACATAATAATTATTTGACTGTCAGAATATATGATTTTTCTAATATAATAATCGGTCAAGAGGAAATCCGTATTGAATTAAGTTTAGAAAATTGGAATAATTCTTTTATACGAAAAGATTCTTTTCTTTCGAGTTTTAAATTTTTTCACAATAGCTATATTTGCAGAATCAGAAAATTGAGTAGTTTCCTCGAACTCTTAATGGTTCTAATAAAAAAACATTTAGAGTAAAAAATAAAAAAGGATCCCGGATGAATAACGAACAACTTATCAACGATGCTCATCAAATGGCAGATATAGCACTTGCAAGTGAAGAACCGATTCGAGCAAGGGAATTGGTTAAATTCTGTTTGCCGAACAATCCATTTCTTGCAAAAATTGCCTCGGACAAGCTCGATACTCCATTGTTTATATTGCAGAGTATGCAGGAAAAGGACGCAAAACAATTCTTATCGAAGTTAAAACCATCTGTTTTGAAATGGCTTTGGAATTATGAAAAGAACAGTAGTAAACTGAAGGACTTTTTATCAGAAAAACTTTCAGCAATTAAAAAATTAGATCTTGAGCTTGCAATAGATTCTGAATTTGCCAAAGAAGATTTTCATCAGACTTTATCTCAGGAAATCGAAAACGGAAAAATTTTCTTTGATACAGGGCTGTTGTTTCAGACGAAAGTAACTTGTCCTTCCCAACTAGAAAAAGTAATTTCAAAAATCAAGGTTCTCATTTTATCTCCGGTGATTGATTTTTTCAGAGAGGCAGAATTTATCGTAATCGGTCCCCCGAATTATAAAGGAGAGTTTTCGATTCAATTGGGTAATACTGCAATTTATCAGGAAAATTTTACTCTCGGAAGTAGAGGTTATCAAAAGTTTAATTTTCAATATCAAAATTTTAAAAACCATCTTCCTGCTGAAGAAAGAAACAGAAGTATGATACTGCTATGTGCAGTGAAAAATCTACTTCAAAAAGAAAATCTATTCGATTGTGTATCGCCATTTCTCTATGATCCGAATTTTTCTTTGACTAAGGGAGATTTAACTTTGGAAATAGTATTGAATAGATGGGAATTTTTTTCAGAAAAATTAGAACTTGAAATCCAATTGAAAGAAATTCATAAAAAATTTTCCGGAAAGGGAGAATTTACACTTCGTTGCCAATCCTGTGCATCTACAATCGGCACAAGAACGATGGATTTAAGAGATGGTAGAGTACAATTAACGTATCCTGTTCTGGGTCATAAAGGACCCTTCGTTTTGTGTTTTACTGCCGAAAAAAGCGGGCGTAAATGTTCCGCAATAGTTCCTTCTTCTGATTTCAAATTGCTTGATATTACAGAAAAAAATACAGACATATTTCAAATCGAAATGGATGAGATTTTTATAGACTCTGAATTTATACAATCTGATTTGATAAGTAGTGAAAATCCGGTCTATTATTACTGGGTGACTTCTAAAGGATGCTCATACCATCCGATTCTTGAAAATATTTCGGGGGCGGGAGTTTTCCCCGGAAATTTTGTTCCGGCAATGAACAGAGCCAGAAGATTTATACTATACAATGAATTTGGATTGTCCTCAAATCCAACAATTCATTTTATTCCGGAGTCATCAGAAAAGATCAAAACTATCACAATTTTGAATAATTATGAACCGGGAGATTATGAACTTCACGTAATTGGAATTCATTCGGGAATACCGGAATACAAATCTTTTGAATTTGCAGTCTCAAATAATCTAAAGAAAATATTTCCGGGAGCTTTACTTCCAAATGATAAAGTAACCGCTAACATCCTACTCGCTGAAAAAAATCCAATAGAGATACTGGATTCTGGAAAAAATCCACTACCCTGCACTTTACATAATAATATCCGTTCTTATGAGATGGAATGTGAGGGTTCAAAAGAGAATATTTTTTTTGCAAAACTCGGTAATAACGGAAGCACAAAAACAGAAGAGATCAAAATTCTTCCGTTAGAGAATCCGCACAGAGTCGTAACAGTTGAGTCATGGTCTCCCGTACTGGATGTAAATTCTATTCCTGATTATGAAGATCGCCTAACGGATGATCTGCATGACATAAAAGAAGGACAGATACTTTTGCTCAAAGATTTTATCTTGAAAATGGCGTTAAACCTCTGGAACTATGAAAATTATTGCGGAGAACAGAGTTCATCCAGATTGTTTGCTTTAGGGGTATTAAATTTCATGGAATACCCTGATTTTTCAAAGATCGATTCTGAAAAAGAATTATTCCTACTGAATAAAATGAATGAATATTACTCGGTCTCTTCGGGTCTTTTTGCTCTTTGGAAAGATTGCCCTCCCAATAACAAAACTACTTCTAAAGTAATCCGAAATCTTTCGATTTTTCAGAATACCGGCCATCCAGCAGGTAACCTCCTGAATCAATCGCTTGCAAGGCTAAAAGAAAAGAGTATCTACTTGAATTCACTTGGCTTTTTTAACAAAGATTTTCAGGATTTTGAAAATATTAGTCTTTTTGCTTTGTGGGAAAATCTTTGGAGATCAAAAAAAATAGACACAAATTCTGCTATCTGGAAAAGATTTCTAAACTATCTATTCTTAAAAAAGAATAGAAAAGCAGTTCCGGTCTATGTTCCCGATTACTGGTCTGAGAGTGAGTTAGATGGAATGCGTTTCTATTGTGCAATGATACTCGGAAAAGACAGTATAACTTTAAAGAGCATTTCAAGAAAAAAAGTAGAGTTATCTTTTTTTCAAAAACTTTTGAAAACTGTCAAACTCGCTGATTACAAAGAATTTGAGGAAGAAATAGTGCAGGAAATGCTATCCAATCCTATAGAGAATTTACAAAAGAATCTATCCCGAATGTTTTACCATCAGGGAGGAACTTCTCTTTTTGGAAACACTCCGGGTTCAGTCGCTTTTTTACAGGGACTGCTCGGACTTCATAGTCTTTTGAAGTTTAAAGATTTGAGTTTTGAAAAAAAAGTAATCGAATACAATTTTTCTAACGGGTTAGGTGAAAACAAGGACATAAAGTGGACTTATCCGGAAGAGACATGGCAAAAGAATGCACCTCAAAAACTTTCAGTCACCGTTCCTGTTCAAGGAGCGGCTAACGCAGTTTTAGAAGTTTTTGTCCCTTCCCATTCCAAGATCATAAGTATTGAAAATGGATTTATTTCCAAAGACAAAACTTATGCGCAAATTCCACTTGCAGGTCTTACGAAAGCAAGCATCACCCTTGTGCCCTATCTATCAGGAAATGCAGGACTTCAGGCTCGGGTCACCTCGATGTACGACAATAACTGGGGAGGATCGTTTGAGAGAATGGTGGAGAGTAAGTAATGACAAACACTATATGATCGCAAAATTGAATCAATATCAAAGACTCAGAGTTACAGTATATTTTCTGAAAAATCAAATACGTTCCCTTTCACAGTATAAAACAATTCTAAAATTCATAATTAAAATTATTTCTCCATCAAATTCCAGAGTAGAACTCGAAAATAAAATGAAAGAATCTTTTTTCGATTTCCAAATTTTATGAATCTTTCTGAAGTAGTTTTAAAAAATGGAGAAATAGAAATCTGTCATAATTTTAGAAAATCCTAAGTATTCTGGGAATATCGGATCAATTGCTCGACTTATTGCAAACTTTGGACTAAGCCCTATTCGAATCATCGGTGGTATGAGAAACTTAGAGCCTGATATGGAGTGGATGGCGTACCGGGCAGAAGAGGAGTTAAATAAGATTTTGTATTTTGAGAAAATCGAAGATGCAAAAAAAGATTTATCTATTTTAGTCGGAACCGGGATGATCCACGGTAAAGATCGAGGAAGGTTTATAGATTTAAAAGAGCTTTCCAACTTAACAAAAAAATATGGAGAAGTCGGGATTTTATTCGGAAGAGAAGATAAGGGGTTATCCAGAAAATCCATAGACAATTGCGACTTTATGGTGGACTTTGATTTGCCGGGTAACCAGCCTTCTATGAATCTATCTCATTCGGTTGCCTATACACTTGGAGCAATTTATAACTCTTCTGAAAATTCTTTAGCAGGAAAAAATATACCGAATCTAAACAAAAATCATTTTTATTCTTTTTCAAAAGAAATTTTTGAGTTACTCGATATGAACAATTTTCACGGAAGTGAGGATCTTGCAGTGAAAAGATTCAAATCTATTTTGGATTCTCGTCCACTTAGAAAAGGTGATTTGGATTTTTTGTATAAAATATTTCACTTGGTAAAGAAAAGAATAACAGAAAATTCTTAAAACTAAGAAGAAAAATATTCTTGTTTACAAATATTTTTATTTAAAAGATTGATTGAATTATCTTCATCGAGTGTGGGTTTTGTATGAAATTTATAATTTATCAATGTGTATTGGTTTTAATTTTTGCAATGGGATGTACTCCAGAAATCAGCCTATCGAAATATGAGAATTTATGACGCTACTGCAAAAACCCCTTTCAGGACTTTTTACAACGCTAGAAAATGGCACTTTTATTGGCTTTTTGAACAATTGCCTTTTCAAAAAACGACTTTTTGCAGGTACGCCATTTATTAGAAGCAAAAAAGTAAAATTGAAATCCTTCGCTTTCAAATATTTTCCAAAATCAAAAATGGAACTAAGGAATTTTTCATGGTTGGGTCATTTTGTTTTTTTGATTTTTCTTGTAGTCTATTCTTTTGAATTATTTTCTGAAGAAGAAATAGAGCCTCAAATGGATGATTCAAACTCAGTGATAGAAGAATCCAAACCGGAAGAAAAAAACCAATCTAAATCAGGAGAGGTCAGGATCGAGCTTGCAAAACTCGGGAATGATTTTATTTCATTTATTAGTTCAGGAAAATGGAAGGAAGCAGAAAAGATTGTCTCTGAAATACAAAAAATATCGGGCGACTCGGTAGAGTACAATTATTTTAAATCGGCGTTACTCTATTCGACCGGGGACTTTCAAAAACCGATCGAGCTTTTAAATCGTGCGATAGAATTGAATCCAAACCATGACCCGTCGTACTATCTACTCGGTATGATTCACGGAAAATTTCGCAACTGGGTTAAGTCAATATATTATTTAGAAATTGCCGCATCGAAAGGATCGTATAATCCTTTTTATCACTACAATTTATCTATTGCCTATTTTTTAAATAAGGATTATGCGTCTGCAAAAATAACCTTAGAAAAGACTCTTGAATTAAAAGACAACTACCATCTTGCA from Leptospiraceae bacterium encodes:
- a CDS encoding RNA methyltransferase, encoding MILENPKYSGNIGSIARLIANFGLSPIRIIGGMRNLEPDMEWMAYRAEEELNKILYFEKIEDAKKDLSILVGTGMIHGKDRGRFIDLKELSNLTKKYGEVGILFGREDKGLSRKSIDNCDFMVDFDLPGNQPSMNLSHSVAYTLGAIYNSSENSLAGKNIPNLNKNHFYSFSKEIFELLDMNNFHGSEDLAVKRFKSILDSRPLRKGDLDFLYKIFHLVKKRITENS